In the genome of Drosophila yakuba strain Tai18E2 chromosome 3R, Prin_Dyak_Tai18E2_2.1, whole genome shotgun sequence, one region contains:
- the LOC120321824 gene encoding uncharacterized protein LOC120321824 → MMQVHCFCCVLLLYFSLLEVSSQDDSKVPPTEATASTIAAEEAPKDSKPEAAGSSKCKPDEILSENGCVNRDNFLKKIMMRTWKDEGFGNAMARAGLVDVMQCKEDEVRTPFGCSKPPFPPHRDSNRVPVQHSRLDGGRIIHDKGIFKLYHHVEDGEQKPIRKPRVVGPPITGEKRPRKYVFLPGRSIGKGHKCRANEVRGRRSRCIQRKRPVGKRHHGVNENENEKGE, encoded by the coding sequence ATGATGCAAGTTCACTGCTTTTGCTGCGTGCTTCTATTATACTTCAGTTTATTAGAGGTATCTTCTCAAGATGACTCTAAAGTACCGCCAACTGAAGCAACTGCATCCACCATAGCGGCCGAAGAAGCTCCTAAGGACAGTAAACCAGAAGCCGCTGGTTCATCCAAGTGCAAGCCAGATGAAATTCTTTCCGAAAATGGCTGCGTAAACCGCGATAACTTTCTGAAGAAGATCATGATGAGAACCTGGAAGGACGAAGGCTTCGGCAATGCAATGGCGAGAGCTGGCCTGGTCGACGTGATGCAGTGCAAGGAGGACGAGGTGAGGACTCCATTTGGCTGCTCAAAGCCACCGTTTCCACCACACAGGGATTCAAATCGAGTGCCAGTGCAACACAGCAGACTAGATGGCGGACGGATTATCCATGACAAGGGCATTTTTAAGCTCTATCACCATGTGGAAGATGGTGAACAGAAACCCATTCGAAAGCCTAGAGTGGTGGGACCTCCGATAACTGGGGAGAAGCGCCCCCGAAAGTACGTATTCTTGCCGGGAAGGAGCATTGGAAAGGGACACAAGTGTCGGGCTAATGAGGTCCGGGGAAGAAGGAGTCGCTGCATTCAAAGAAAACGGCCAGTTGGCAAACGACACCATGGGGtcaacgaaaacgaaaacgaaaaagggGAATAA
- the LOC6537451 gene encoding uncharacterized protein LOC6537451 encodes MQVHRLFCGLLLYYSLLLASSQDEPKVPPTEPTASPIAAEEASKPASKPEASGSSKCKSDEILSENGCVNRDNFLNKIMLRTWKDEGFGNAMARAGLVDLMQCKEDEVRTPFGCSKPPFPPHRDSNRVPVHHSSLHREQIVYSNYGSVRSVHQEKIKIEKEKRAPYTGPPISGHNVPRENYILPGRLLRSARKCRPYESPGKDGQCHLKKGKTGNYKHGNHVYGLQLRHRHEAKG; translated from the coding sequence ATGCAAGTTCACCGCCTTTTCTGCGGTCTTTTATTATACTACAGTTTATTACTGGCCTCTTCCCAAGATGAACCTAAGGTACCGCCAACTGAACCCACTGCATCACCCATAGCTGCCGAAGAAGCTAGCAAACCAGCTAGTAAACCGGAGGCTTCTGGTTCATCCAAGTGCAAGTCAGATGAGATTCTTTCCGAAAATGGCTGCGTGAATCGCGACAACTTTCTGAACAAGATCATGTTGAGAACCTGGAAGGACGAAGGCTTTGGCAATGCAATGGCGAGAGCTGGCCTGGTCGACCTGATGCAGTGCAAGGAGGATGAGGTGAGGACTCCATTTGGCTGCTCCAAGCCACCGTTTCCACCACACAGGGATTCAAATCGAGTGCCAGTGCACCACAGCAGCTTGCACCGTGAGCAGATTGTGTACTCCAATTACGGATCGGTACGCAGCGTGCATCAGGAAAAGATCAAGATCGAAAAAGAGAAAAGGGCGCCATACACGGGTCCCCCCATTTCGGGGCACAATGTTCCCCGAGAGAACTACATCCTGCCGGGCAGGTTGCTCCGAAGCGCACGGAAGTGTCGCCCATATGAGAGTCCCGGGAAAGACGGTCAGTGTCATCTGAAGAAGGGTAAGACGGGAAATTACAAGCACGGCAACCACGTCTATGGACTCCAGTTGAGGCACCGACACGAGGCAAAAGGATAG